A stretch of the Sulfolobus acidocaldarius SUSAZ genome encodes the following:
- a CDS encoding 3-phosphoglycerate dehydrogenase — protein MQVKILITDPISEILINKLTKYNIKIDYRPDISKEELQKIIYDYDVIVVRSRTRIDKELIEKGKKLKVIARAGIGIDNIDTEEAEKRNIRVVYAPGTSTDSAAELTIGLMIAAARNLYNAINLAKSGVFKKVEGVELAGKTIGIIGFGRIGSKVATVANALGMKVLAYDILDIKERALKVGAEPCTLDDMLPRADIITLHVTVGKETKYILDKEQFEKMKNNVIIVNTSRAAVVNGKILLEFIRKGKIFAYATDVFWNEPPKEEWEHELLRHERVIVTPHIGAQTKEAQDRVAEVTAQNLINVMKEMRLI, from the coding sequence ATGCAAGTCAAGATACTAATAACAGACCCTATAAGTGAAATTCTCATAAATAAATTAACAAAATATAATATCAAAATAGATTATAGACCCGATATATCAAAAGAGGAATTACAAAAAATAATCTATGATTATGATGTGATAGTAGTAAGAAGTAGAACTAGAATAGATAAAGAATTAATAGAGAAAGGTAAAAAATTAAAAGTAATTGCAAGGGCAGGCATAGGAATAGATAATATAGATACTGAAGAAGCTGAAAAAAGAAATATAAGAGTTGTATACGCACCAGGTACATCTACTGATTCTGCTGCAGAATTAACAATAGGACTAATGATAGCAGCAGCAAGAAACTTATATAACGCTATAAATTTAGCAAAATCAGGTGTATTCAAGAAAGTTGAAGGAGTAGAGCTTGCTGGCAAGACAATAGGAATTATCGGGTTTGGAAGGATCGGAAGTAAAGTCGCTACCGTTGCCAACGCTCTCGGAATGAAAGTACTAGCTTATGATATACTTGATATTAAGGAGCGAGCTCTGAAAGTGGGAGCAGAACCTTGTACGTTAGATGATATGTTACCAAGAGCCGATATAATAACACTTCATGTGACTGTGGGTAAAGAAACAAAGTATATTTTAGATAAGGAACAATTTGAGAAAATGAAAAACAACGTTATTATAGTTAACACCAGTAGAGCAGCTGTGGTAAACGGAAAGATATTACTTGAATTTATCAGAAAGGGAAAAATATTTGCATATGCTACCGACGTATTCTGGAATGAGCCTCCTAAAGAAGAATGGGAGCACGAATTACTTAGACACGAGAGAGTAATAGTCACCCCTCACATTGGAGCACAGACCAAAGAAGCTCAAGATAGAGTGGCAGAAGTTACCGCACAAAATCTGATAAACGTAATGAAAGAGATGAGGTTGATTTAA
- a CDS encoding hydrogenase expression protein HypE — protein MLLIPGPVEVPKSVLAATSLVIDHRGNKFKDIVNRLEKLMIKHFSSERVALLTGSGTLAVEAMVYSFTKRGEKILALSYGEFGRRLAESIKRRGATLRLYDKPMGHSFSLEEVKQIIEENKDVTTVALVHNETSTGIALRNLEEISRFIKNKGLRLIVDSVSGFAAYQLMVNEWKIDAVATGSQKALASVPGLGFVAVSRDGLNEIVNEDLPTYLDVSLHLKFQDKYETPFTPATGVFNATLRAAELLELEGVERRWKRHEACTKYVRDALSYFGFSLLGNENNFSNTVVAAIPPIKDYRAKLKEFNVEIAGGMGELRDKVVRIGLLGIVDDRAVMKLIGITARMFHSQYEKEPPLECKLPEELREEIEWS, from the coding sequence ATGTTATTAATACCGGGACCTGTAGAGGTTCCAAAAAGTGTTCTAGCTGCAACTAGCCTAGTAATAGACCATCGAGGGAATAAATTCAAAGATATAGTTAATAGACTTGAAAAACTTATGATTAAACATTTCTCTTCTGAGAGAGTAGCTCTTCTTACAGGTTCGGGCACACTTGCAGTTGAAGCTATGGTTTATTCATTTACTAAAAGAGGTGAAAAAATACTAGCACTTTCTTATGGCGAGTTTGGACGAAGACTTGCAGAGTCCATAAAGAGAAGGGGAGCAACATTAAGACTGTATGATAAACCTATGGGACACTCCTTTTCATTGGAAGAAGTAAAACAGATTATAGAAGAAAATAAAGATGTTACCACAGTAGCACTAGTGCATAATGAGACTAGTACAGGAATTGCACTGAGAAACTTAGAGGAAATAAGTAGGTTCATTAAAAACAAGGGATTAAGACTAATAGTAGACTCTGTATCTGGCTTTGCTGCTTATCAATTAATGGTTAATGAATGGAAAATTGATGCTGTTGCAACTGGTAGTCAAAAAGCTCTAGCATCGGTACCTGGATTGGGCTTTGTAGCGGTGTCTAGAGATGGCTTAAACGAAATAGTGAATGAAGATTTGCCAACATATTTAGACGTATCATTACATTTGAAGTTTCAAGACAAATACGAAACACCGTTTACCCCTGCAACAGGAGTATTTAACGCTACGTTAAGAGCTGCAGAATTACTTGAGTTAGAAGGAGTAGAACGAAGATGGAAAAGACATGAAGCTTGTACAAAGTATGTAAGAGACGCTTTATCCTACTTTGGTTTCAGTCTATTAGGTAACGAGAATAACTTTTCTAATACAGTTGTCGCTGCAATTCCACCTATAAAGGATTATAGAGCTAAATTAAAGGAGTTTAATGTCGAAATAGCGGGAGGTATGGGAGAACTTAGAGATAAAGTTGTTAGAATAGGTCTTTTAGGTATAGTGGATGATAGAGCAGTTATGAAGCTAATAGGAATAACAGCAAGAATGTTTCACAGCCAATATGAAAAAGAACCTCCATTAGAATGTAAACTTCCAGAAGAATTAAGAGAAGAGATTGAATGGAGTTAA
- a CDS encoding DNA-directed RNA polymerase subunit K, whose protein sequence is MTIDKINEIFKENWKNKLTKYEIARIISARALQLSMGALPLIDTSNLKSDDVISIAEEELKRGVLPITIRRIYPNGQVELISVRKIENR, encoded by the coding sequence ATGACAATAGACAAGATTAACGAAATATTTAAAGAAAATTGGAAAAATAAATTAACAAAATATGAAATTGCAAGAATAATAAGTGCGCGCGCATTACAATTATCTATGGGAGCCTTACCACTAATAGATACTTCTAACCTAAAATCTGATGACGTAATAAGTATAGCGGAGGAGGAATTAAAAAGAGGAGTTCTTCCGATAACTATAAGGAGAATTTATCCCAACGGGCAGGTTGAACTTATAAGTGTAAGAAAAATAGAGAACAGATAA
- a CDS encoding DNA topoisomerase I (decatenates replicating daughter chromosomes), whose protein sequence is MSCKTPKNYTLIIAEKSKAARKIAEALSNNYSYCKKFYVNFWIVNYSSKYYIISPAAGHLFNLYGNSSFPVYGTEWKPLWQIDPSARYTKKYYDLIKSLSKDAQEFINACDYDIEGSLIGYLIINFLGDIKRAKRAKFSTLTKEDILNSFRNLKPLDYDMIHAGIARHKVDWLWGINVSRALMKSVYIVTRKRVILSAGRVQSPTLIHVINNTLKRELFVPLPYYSINLTINLKNKEFKITIPKTFENKNEAKQYLEEIKKVGEVVVTNIELKDAVIYRPPPFNLTDLQLEAGRLFGYSPYLVERIAENLYLNGLISYPRTNSQKIPPSINIYQIIDSLSKSKRYGSLINTLSQITKGKYIVRQGEKDDPAHPAIYPTGELPYNLDTKELKLYELILRRFLASMSTDARVRKQEITLRIPKVDIELKLNIQSLIYKGWIILYPYTKFSDEELLDVKKGDKGRIVRANSSMKVTKPDTQQVSKIQLLKWMESNNLGTEATRGRIIETLFKRKYLMSKGKYAYPTPIGIVVTDVLSSYFKDLTDVRLTSEMEKKLNGIISGKFSENEVVEETKKLIERYINEFENSKNDIGTKIGKILGLLEYKKCKYCELEVYKDNLCKYHLNAVKLLKNNLKIWKERTDLTEESIIKKLKKLNTAGKFIRDVLNTYHN, encoded by the coding sequence ATGTCATGCAAAACTCCAAAAAACTACACACTTATAATTGCTGAAAAAAGTAAGGCAGCAAGAAAAATCGCAGAAGCGTTGTCAAATAACTATTCGTATTGTAAAAAATTCTACGTCAACTTCTGGATTGTAAATTACTCCTCTAAATATTACATAATATCACCAGCTGCAGGTCATTTGTTCAACTTATATGGCAATTCCTCATTTCCTGTATATGGAACAGAATGGAAACCTTTATGGCAAATAGATCCTTCAGCTAGATATACAAAGAAATATTACGATTTAATTAAATCTCTCTCTAAAGATGCGCAGGAGTTTATCAATGCATGCGATTACGATATAGAAGGATCACTGATAGGTTATCTAATAATAAATTTTTTAGGTGATATAAAAAGAGCTAAGAGAGCAAAATTTTCTACTCTGACTAAAGAAGATATATTAAACTCTTTCAGAAACTTAAAACCTTTAGACTATGACATGATTCACGCAGGTATAGCGAGACATAAAGTAGATTGGTTGTGGGGCATTAACGTAAGTAGAGCCCTTATGAAAAGTGTATATATAGTTACACGAAAAAGAGTAATCCTAAGTGCTGGCAGAGTTCAGAGCCCGACATTAATACATGTAATAAACAATACACTAAAGAGAGAATTATTTGTTCCTTTACCATACTATTCAATTAATTTAACCATTAATTTAAAAAATAAAGAATTTAAGATAACAATACCGAAAACTTTCGAGAATAAGAACGAAGCAAAACAATACTTAGAGGAAATAAAAAAGGTAGGCGAAGTCGTAGTAACTAACATAGAGTTAAAAGATGCTGTAATTTATAGACCACCACCATTTAATTTAACAGATTTACAGCTAGAAGCTGGAAGACTTTTTGGTTATTCGCCATATTTAGTTGAAAGAATTGCGGAGAACCTGTACCTAAATGGACTAATAAGCTATCCTAGAACTAATAGTCAAAAAATACCACCTTCTATAAATATTTATCAAATAATTGACTCCCTCTCTAAATCAAAAAGATACGGATCACTGATAAACACATTGTCTCAAATTACCAAGGGAAAGTATATAGTAAGGCAAGGAGAAAAAGATGATCCAGCCCATCCTGCAATATATCCAACTGGAGAGTTACCCTATAATTTGGATACTAAGGAATTGAAACTATATGAATTAATTTTGAGACGATTTTTAGCTTCAATGTCCACAGATGCTAGAGTTAGAAAACAAGAAATAACTTTAAGGATTCCTAAAGTTGATATTGAACTAAAACTGAACATACAGAGCCTGATATATAAAGGTTGGATAATCTTATACCCATACACTAAGTTCTCAGATGAGGAACTTCTGGATGTAAAAAAAGGAGATAAAGGGCGTATTGTAAGGGCTAACAGTTCAATGAAAGTCACAAAGCCTGATACACAACAAGTATCAAAGATTCAATTACTTAAATGGATGGAGTCGAATAACTTAGGAACTGAAGCTACAAGAGGTAGAATTATAGAGACACTATTCAAAAGAAAGTACTTAATGAGTAAGGGTAAATACGCTTATCCCACACCCATCGGAATCGTAGTAACTGATGTTTTATCATCTTATTTTAAGGACTTGACGGATGTGAGATTAACATCGGAGATGGAGAAAAAATTAAACGGAATTATTAGCGGAAAATTTTCTGAAAACGAAGTAGTGGAGGAAACTAAGAAACTAATAGAGAGATACATTAATGAATTTGAAAATTCAAAGAACGATATTGGAACTAAAATAGGAAAAATTCTAGGTTTATTAGAGTATAAAAAATGTAAATATTGTGAATTAGAAGTCTATAAAGATAATCTATGTAAATATCACTTAAATGCAGTAAAACTTCTTAAAAATAACTTAAAAATATGGAAGGAGAGGACAGATCTAACAGAAGAATCAATTATTAAAAAACTTAAAAAGCTTAACACTGCAGGGAAATTTATAAGAGATGTATTGAATACATACCATAACTGA
- a CDS encoding ATPase AAA — translation MSAQVMLEEMARKYAINAVKADKEGNAEEAITNYKKAIEVLAQLVSLYRDGSTAAIYEQMINEYKRRIEVLKELIPADGAGNGNGKHSQVSVDDLVMKEKPKVSFNDIVGLEDVKEALKEAIVYPTRRPDLFPLGWPRGILVYGPPGCGKTMIAAAVANEIDSYFIQVDAASVMSKWLGEAEKNVAKIFNSARELSKKDGKPVIIFIDEIDALLGTYNSENGGEVRVRNQFLKEMDGLQDKSENFKVYVIGATNKPWRLDEPFLRRFQKRIYIRLPDVEQRKSLLLHYTSKIKMDNFNIDELAKMTEGYTASDIKDIVQAAHIRVVKEMFDKKLEQPRAVNMEDFKEILKIRKPSVNSEVIKVYEAWHEKYKAL, via the coding sequence ATGTCTGCCCAAGTAATGCTTGAAGAGATGGCAAGAAAGTATGCTATAAATGCTGTAAAAGCCGACAAAGAGGGAAATGCTGAAGAGGCAATTACCAATTACAAGAAAGCGATCGAGGTATTAGCACAACTAGTTTCTCTATATAGGGACGGATCAACAGCTGCTATATATGAGCAAATGATTAATGAGTATAAAAGGCGAATAGAGGTTTTAAAGGAATTAATTCCTGCTGATGGTGCGGGTAATGGGAATGGCAAACATAGCCAAGTCTCTGTAGACGATTTAGTAATGAAGGAGAAACCTAAAGTAAGCTTTAATGACATCGTGGGTTTGGAAGACGTTAAAGAGGCTCTAAAAGAGGCTATTGTTTATCCTACAAGAAGACCAGACCTATTTCCTTTAGGATGGCCTAGAGGTATATTGGTTTATGGACCTCCAGGTTGTGGTAAAACGATGATCGCAGCTGCTGTAGCTAACGAGATTGACTCATATTTTATTCAAGTCGATGCAGCATCAGTGATGTCTAAGTGGCTAGGTGAGGCTGAAAAAAATGTAGCAAAAATATTCAACAGTGCTAGAGAATTGTCCAAGAAGGATGGTAAACCTGTGATAATATTCATAGACGAGATAGATGCATTACTTGGTACATATAATAGTGAAAATGGTGGGGAAGTTAGGGTAAGAAATCAATTCTTAAAAGAAATGGATGGTTTGCAGGACAAATCTGAGAATTTCAAGGTCTATGTTATAGGTGCAACCAATAAGCCTTGGAGACTAGATGAGCCGTTCTTAAGAAGATTTCAGAAGAGAATATACATACGCTTACCAGATGTTGAGCAAAGAAAGTCACTATTATTACACTATACTTCAAAGATAAAAATGGACAATTTTAATATAGATGAACTAGCTAAAATGACAGAAGGGTATACTGCAAGTGATATAAAAGACATAGTTCAAGCTGCCCATATAAGGGTAGTAAAGGAGATGTTCGACAAAAAATTAGAGCAACCTAGAGCTGTTAATATGGAGGACTTTAAGGAGATCCTTAAGATAAGGAAACCCAGTGTAAATTCAGAAGTAATCAAGGTATATGAGGCTTGGCACGAGAAGTATAAGGCTCTATAA
- a CDS encoding cell division protein, translating to MFDKLSIIFNSDRKRKVHLSKAITEISLKLKEQQDRLDEAIRRLRERDKDLFEKVIRSQIEGDIARATIYAQEISDIRKMIKIIYTAYLAIEKVRLKLDTVQELQGVSLVLFPVMRILGELKEQVRGIAPEVALALDSITSSVNSIAIETGALSEKTFVPTVSDEQAKQIMEEAQKMAEVKVRELLPELPHPPSELPKRVAKQVQSSNKKSLSEDMILNYIKTTGGFIDVEYIAKNFDVSKEEVFNMLRKLEEKGLIVLEG from the coding sequence ATGTTTGATAAGTTATCGATAATTTTTAATAGCGATAGAAAGAGAAAGGTGCATTTGTCCAAAGCGATAACTGAAATATCTTTAAAATTAAAAGAGCAGCAGGATAGATTAGACGAAGCGATAAGGAGATTAAGGGAGAGAGACAAAGATCTCTTTGAGAAAGTCATTAGATCTCAAATTGAAGGAGATATAGCGAGAGCTACGATATATGCACAAGAGATCTCGGACATACGAAAAATGATTAAAATAATATATACTGCATATTTAGCCATAGAAAAGGTAAGATTAAAACTAGATACCGTCCAGGAGCTACAGGGAGTTTCTCTAGTGCTATTCCCAGTAATGCGTATATTGGGAGAATTAAAGGAGCAAGTTAGAGGTATAGCACCAGAAGTGGCTCTCGCTTTAGATTCAATAACAAGTAGCGTAAATAGTATAGCTATTGAAACTGGTGCATTAAGCGAAAAGACGTTTGTTCCAACAGTTTCTGACGAACAAGCGAAACAGATAATGGAAGAAGCTCAGAAGATGGCTGAAGTAAAAGTCAGAGAATTATTGCCAGAACTACCCCATCCACCTTCAGAGTTACCAAAGAGAGTAGCTAAACAAGTTCAGAGTAGCAATAAGAAGAGTTTATCAGAGGACATGATACTAAATTACATAAAGACTACTGGTGGATTTATTGATGTAGAGTATATAGCAAAGAATTTTGATGTCAGTAAAGAGGAAGTCTTTAATATGTTAAGAAAACTTGAAGAAAAAGGTCTAATTGTGCTTGAGGGTTAA
- a CDS encoding cell division protein translates to MGIPVEVLTKFIGQKVKDVYGRDAGVIVHVYTEIDGTITGIELFKGEEIKTYSPNSVKVDGDSVVILPDWKTDSLKVLGQMEKIRKRQRALEELYSRQEIPKSTYEDMKRKLDSELLKIRDEHSRLKGRLKDRLNSIEDQVAQIDRAMIALKINYISGEIPELAYKNSMEILRLSRDSYALERDDIKKTLDKLDGLDKEVIELKPSASLNTSTEQSNKNEGNKSEVSVPIPVRVINTL, encoded by the coding sequence ATGGGCATTCCGGTTGAGGTATTAACAAAGTTCATAGGGCAAAAGGTAAAGGACGTTTATGGCCGTGATGCTGGAGTAATAGTTCATGTTTATACTGAAATTGATGGTACAATAACAGGTATTGAATTATTTAAAGGTGAAGAAATCAAGACATATTCTCCGAATAGCGTAAAAGTTGATGGAGATTCTGTAGTAATATTACCTGATTGGAAAACTGACTCTTTGAAAGTGTTAGGACAGATGGAGAAGATAAGGAAGAGACAAAGAGCGCTCGAGGAGTTATACTCTAGGCAAGAGATACCTAAAAGTACATATGAGGATATGAAGAGGAAGTTAGACAGTGAGTTACTAAAGATAAGAGATGAGCATTCAAGATTAAAGGGAAGATTAAAAGATAGATTAAACTCAATAGAGGACCAAGTTGCTCAAATTGATAGAGCTATGATTGCATTGAAGATAAATTACATATCGGGTGAAATACCAGAACTTGCATATAAAAATTCTATGGAAATTCTGAGGTTATCTAGGGATAGTTATGCATTGGAAAGAGACGATATAAAGAAAACTCTAGATAAACTTGACGGATTGGATAAGGAGGTAATAGAACTTAAGCCTTCTGCCTCATTAAACACGTCAACAGAACAGTCAAATAAGAACGAGGGTAATAAGTCTGAAGTGTCTGTTCCAATACCAGTAAGGGTAATAAATACTTTATGA
- the eno gene encoding enolase (catalyzes the formation of phosphoenolpyruvate from 2-phospho-D-glycerate in glycolysis), whose protein sequence is MNDRFRIRKLKGYEIIDSRGNRTIRVRVETYDGIVGFGDAPAGASKGANEAVELKDKNGRVIDAVELVNTVLNDSLRDYDVRRQRVIDTTLIRLDGTQNKSRIGGNTMIATSIAVLKTASRALGQEYFEYIGGPRAKYIPIPLLNILNGGLHAGNNLKIQEFIIIPKNFDKFTEAIQASIEVYKRLKDLITERYGKIYTALGDEGGFSPPLEKTMDALDLVYASIKSLGYEDKIFMGMDAAASNFFHESHYEMDGKRYTAGELIDYYKQLADMYPLMYIEDPFEENDYDSFSQLQSKLKKTIVTGDDLYVTNIEYLKKGIERMSSKGTIVKPNQIGTITETLDYIDFARRNAVKTIVSHRSGETEDSIIADLAVGTQSEFIKTGAPSRGERTSKYNRLIEIELDYGLEFYGKNFYL, encoded by the coding sequence ATGAACGATAGGTTTAGAATAAGGAAATTAAAGGGTTATGAGATAATTGATTCTAGAGGCAATAGGACAATTAGAGTTAGAGTGGAAACGTATGACGGAATAGTAGGATTTGGTGATGCTCCTGCAGGTGCATCAAAAGGTGCAAATGAAGCCGTAGAGCTCAAGGATAAAAATGGGAGAGTGATTGATGCTGTAGAATTAGTAAATACTGTATTGAACGATTCTCTAAGAGATTATGATGTGAGAAGGCAAAGGGTTATAGATACAACGCTAATAAGGCTTGATGGTACACAAAATAAATCAAGAATTGGTGGTAATACTATGATAGCTACTTCTATAGCTGTTTTGAAAACCGCATCGAGAGCGTTAGGACAGGAGTACTTTGAATATATAGGAGGTCCCAGAGCCAAATACATTCCAATACCTCTTTTAAATATATTAAATGGTGGCCTTCACGCAGGAAATAATCTAAAGATTCAGGAATTTATCATAATTCCCAAGAATTTTGATAAGTTTACTGAAGCCATTCAAGCCTCCATTGAAGTATATAAAAGGCTAAAGGATTTAATCACTGAAAGATATGGAAAGATATATACAGCCTTAGGTGATGAAGGGGGATTCTCTCCTCCACTTGAAAAGACGATGGACGCATTAGATCTCGTTTATGCATCTATAAAAAGCCTAGGATATGAGGACAAGATTTTTATGGGTATGGACGCTGCAGCCTCTAATTTCTTTCATGAGTCTCACTATGAAATGGATGGTAAAAGGTATACTGCAGGTGAATTGATAGATTACTACAAGCAATTAGCGGATATGTATCCTTTGATGTATATTGAAGATCCCTTTGAGGAGAACGATTATGATTCGTTTTCTCAGTTGCAAAGTAAGCTGAAAAAAACTATTGTAACCGGTGACGATTTGTATGTGACAAATATAGAATATTTGAAGAAGGGAATAGAAAGAATGTCAAGTAAAGGTACCATAGTTAAGCCCAATCAAATTGGAACCATAACCGAAACTTTAGATTATATAGATTTCGCCAGAAGAAATGCTGTGAAGACAATTGTCAGCCACAGGAGCGGAGAGACTGAAGATTCCATAATAGCTGATCTTGCAGTAGGTACCCAAAGTGAGTTCATCAAAACTGGTGCTCCTTCAAGAGGAGAGAGAACAAGTAAGTATAACAGGTTAATAGAAATAGAGTTGGATTATGGATTAGAGTTTTACGGTAAAAATTTTTACCTTTAG
- a CDS encoding Chromatin protein Cren7 produces MVRKKAVEADVCPNCGKKAEKPVKTWQLVSPLPDAYGRITITVMGSYECGNCGHKWKAVVSKIKAGGSSVEIEGKKGKKTIGEEKEDKREGEVIELDISDLDEEE; encoded by the coding sequence ATGGTTAGAAAGAAAGCAGTTGAAGCAGACGTTTGTCCTAACTGTGGTAAAAAAGCTGAAAAACCAGTTAAGACGTGGCAATTGGTATCTCCATTACCAGACGCCTACGGAAGAATAACAATTACAGTTATGGGATCATATGAATGCGGTAATTGTGGACATAAATGGAAAGCAGTAGTTTCTAAGATAAAAGCTGGTGGAAGCTCAGTAGAAATTGAAGGAAAGAAAGGAAAGAAAACTATAGGAGAGGAGAAAGAAGATAAAAGAGAGGGAGAAGTTATAGAATTGGATATAAGTGATTTAGATGAAGAAGAGTGA
- a CDS encoding peptidase S26: MKKSDVAIVLVVILIYVVLFSGIVQTASIEGVSMYPVFQNGFLTFYVSPSDISVGNIIIYKSTVGTYVIHQVIHIDGNSYVTKGVDNITNYLPDNKIGLEPQSGIPKTLVIGKVAEVNGFVISIPYLGYISILFSSL; encoded by the coding sequence ATGAAGAAGAGTGATGTAGCAATAGTACTTGTCGTGATACTAATTTACGTTGTATTGTTCTCTGGAATTGTCCAGACAGCCAGTATTGAAGGAGTATCCATGTATCCAGTTTTCCAAAACGGATTCCTTACTTTTTATGTATCACCATCTGATATCTCAGTAGGAAACATAATTATATATAAGTCAACTGTTGGTACTTATGTTATCCATCAGGTGATACATATTGATGGAAATTCTTACGTGACAAAAGGTGTTGATAACATAACAAATTACCTTCCAGATAATAAAATAGGTTTAGAGCCTCAATCTGGAATTCCAAAAACGTTAGTTATTGGAAAAGTAGCTGAGGTAAATGGGTTTGTAATAAGTATACCCTACTTAGGTTACATTTCTATATTGTTCTCTTCATTGTAG
- a CDS encoding glycine dehydrogenase subunit 2 (acts in conjunction with GvcH to form H-protein-S-aminomethyldihydrolipoyllysine from glycine; forms a heterodimer with subunit 1 to form the P protein) codes for MWRQAKWDEPLITEYKGNGRVGTLIPHDDSLRKEITLNIPENLKRRNEPNLPSISELEAVRHYIRLSQMSFGVDTGFVPLGSCTMKYNPKVEEKISDVVSGLHPLQDSETVQGILEIIYEMQLMLAEITGTDICSLQVPAGSAGELAGVLMIKKYHELKERFSRDEMLVADTAHGTNPASAAMAGYKVIYIRSNKEGLVDIDLLREVVGEKTAGFMLTNPNTLGLFEENIVEIAKLLHNVDAKLYYDGANMNGILGLVRPGDMGFDIVHLNLHKTFAVPHGGGGPGAGAICAKGDMVDFLPYPIVEKKNGKYAIDYIPKHTIGKIASFYGNIGNVVRSYVYILGLGAEGLSMIGKLSTLATNYIISKLRNVKGLDLIAPYRPRKHEVVFSAKELARDKGVTAFDIAKALIDRGFYAPTIYFPPNIEESIMIEPTETEPKEVLDSFAEALTEIVREAYNNPNNVISSPTNTTVGRIDQVTANHPSTITPTYRVYRLRQEGKVKSLQ; via the coding sequence GTGTGGAGACAAGCAAAGTGGGATGAACCATTAATAACTGAATATAAGGGTAATGGGAGAGTAGGAACTTTAATTCCTCATGATGATAGTTTAAGAAAAGAAATAACCTTAAACATTCCTGAAAATCTAAAGAGGAGAAATGAGCCTAATCTACCTTCCATTAGTGAGTTAGAGGCTGTAAGGCACTACATAAGATTATCCCAAATGAGTTTCGGTGTAGATACAGGATTTGTACCCCTGGGTTCCTGCACAATGAAATATAATCCAAAAGTCGAAGAGAAGATAAGCGACGTCGTTTCAGGTTTACATCCCTTGCAGGATTCTGAGACTGTCCAAGGAATCCTAGAGATCATTTATGAAATGCAACTTATGTTAGCTGAAATAACAGGGACTGATATATGTAGTTTGCAAGTACCGGCTGGTTCAGCAGGCGAGTTGGCTGGCGTTCTGATGATAAAGAAGTATCATGAATTAAAGGAGAGGTTTAGTAGAGACGAAATGTTAGTTGCAGATACTGCACATGGAACTAACCCAGCAAGTGCTGCGATGGCTGGTTATAAGGTAATCTATATTAGATCTAATAAAGAGGGGTTAGTGGATATTGATTTATTAAGAGAGGTAGTAGGAGAGAAAACAGCTGGATTTATGCTCACTAATCCAAATACTTTAGGTCTTTTCGAAGAAAATATAGTAGAAATAGCTAAGTTGCTTCATAATGTAGATGCCAAGTTATACTATGATGGAGCTAATATGAATGGAATATTGGGTCTAGTGAGACCAGGAGACATGGGTTTTGATATAGTTCATCTTAATCTTCATAAAACATTTGCAGTTCCACATGGAGGAGGAGGACCAGGTGCAGGTGCTATATGTGCTAAAGGAGATATGGTAGATTTTCTACCTTATCCAATAGTAGAAAAGAAAAATGGCAAATATGCCATAGATTACATTCCAAAGCACACTATAGGAAAGATTGCATCTTTTTATGGTAACATAGGAAATGTTGTAAGATCATATGTATACATTCTAGGACTTGGAGCTGAGGGATTGTCCATGATAGGAAAACTAAGTACCTTAGCAACTAATTATATTATTTCTAAGCTTAGAAATGTTAAAGGCTTAGATCTAATTGCTCCGTATAGACCAAGAAAACATGAGGTTGTATTTTCAGCAAAGGAGTTAGCGAGGGATAAGGGTGTGACAGCTTTCGATATAGCTAAAGCCTTAATTGATAGGGGTTTCTATGCACCAACAATATATTTTCCTCCAAATATAGAGGAATCTATTATGATTGAACCAACAGAGACTGAGCCTAAGGAAGTATTAGACTCTTTTGCAGAGGCTCTAACTGAGATAGTTAGAGAGGCTTACAACAATCCTAATAATGTAATCTCATCTCCTACCAATACTACTGTAGGTAGAATAGATCAAGTTACTGCAAATCATCCAAGCACAATAACTCCTACATACAGAGTTTATAGATTAAGACAAGAGGGTAAGGTAAAAAGTCTACAATGA